From the genome of Caldilineales bacterium:
CGCAGGTGCAGGCGCAGCGTGGGGCGCGGGGCCGCCTGGCCGATGTCGTAGCCGCGGATGAAGCCTTCCTCGCTCAGAATGCGAGCGATCTCGACCTTCATCTTGGAGCTTGGGATCACGACCTGTTTCTGGCGGGCCAGTAAAGCGTTGCGGATGCGGGTGAGCATATCCGCCACGGGATCGGTCATCATTGCGATAGGACTCCTTCGGATGGACTACCAGCTCGATTTGACAACGCCGGGCAGCGTGCCGCGCTCGGCTTCGTGGCGGAAGCAGATGCGGCAGAGATCGAAACGGCGCATGTAGCCGCGCGAGCGGCCGCAGATGCGGCAGCGGTTGCGAACTCGACCGGCGTACTTGCGGCGCTGTTCGCGATAGATCATGCACGTCTTAGCCATTGCTTGTTCCTCAACGCTTGAAAGGCATACCGAGCAGGCGCAGCAGCTCGCGGCCCTCGTCATCGCTACGGGCGCTGGTCACGATGCTGATCCCTAAGCCACGCAGCTTATCGACGGTGTCGTAGTTGATTTCGGGAAAGGCCAGCTGTTCACGCAGGCCCACAGTGTAGTTGCCGCGACCATCGAAACCATCAGCCGAGACGCCCTGAAAGTCGCGCTGCCGGGGCAAGGCCACGTTGATCAGCCGGTCGAGAAAGCTCCACATCCGGTCGCCGCGTAGGGTCACGCTCACACCGATGGGATTTCCTTGCCGCAATTTGAAGCTGGCAATCGACTTGCGAGCCTTGCGAACAACGGGTTTCTGACCAGTGATGGTGGCAACATCGGCGGCGGCGGCTTCGACCGCTTTCGGGTTCTGCAAGGCTTCGCCGAGGCCAATGTTGACGGAGATTTTCTGCAGGCGGGGCACCTGCATTACGTTCTTGTACTGGAAACGCTCGACCATGGCGGGAATGACTTCCTGCTGGTAGCGTTCTTTCAACCTGGCTGACATAGATAAGCTCCTCTTCGACCCGGCGAGGCTGGCGCGCCCGGTCTTTGCTTTCAGTCAATAAGTTCGTCGAATTTGGCGCTATAACGAGTTTTCTCGCCATCGGCCGAGACGCGGCTGCCTACGCGCGTGGGTTGGTTGGCGTGCGGGGCCACCAACATCACCTTCGAGATGTGGATCGGCCCCTCGCGCTCGATAATGCCAACCTGGGTGCGGACATCGCCCGTGCGACGCTGATGTTTCTTGATCATGTTGACGCCGGAGACGACGACATAGACTTCATCGGCATCGTACTCGCCTTGTTTGTTTTTCTTGCGGATCACAGATTGGACCTCGCCACGCTTGCCGGTATAGTTGCCGGCGATGACTTCGACGGTGTCGCCTTTGTGGATTTTCTGCTTCATGGTCTTGACCTCTGGACTAGTTCAGAGAACCTCGGGGGCCAGGCTGACGATCTTCATGAACCGTTTGTCGCGCAGTTCGCGGGCGACGGGGCCGAAGATGCGGGTGCCGCGGGGGTTGTTGTTCTGATCGAGGATGACGGCGGCGTTATCGTCGAAGCGGATGTAGCTGCCATCGCTACGACCGATCTCCTTGGCGGTGCGGACGACCACGGCCTTGACCACATCGCCCTTCTTTACGGCGCCGCCCGGCGACGCCTGCTTGACCGCCGCCACGATGATGTCGCCCACGCTGGCATAGCGCCGCGTCGAGCCGCCCATCACACGGATGCAGAGCAGTTCTTTGGCGCCGGTGTTGTCGGCGACCTTGAGAATCGTTTCTTGCTGAATCATGACCGGCCTCGCTCAGTCTGTCTCGGCGGCAGCGCCTGGGGCGGCAAAC
Proteins encoded in this window:
- the rplN gene encoding 50S ribosomal protein L14 gives rise to the protein MIQQETILKVADNTGAKELLCIRVMGGSTRRYASVGDIIVAAVKQASPGGAVKKGDVVKAVVVRTAKEIGRSDGSYIRFDDNAAVILDQNNNPRGTRIFGPVARELRDKRFMKIVSLAPEVL
- a CDS encoding type Z 30S ribosomal protein S14, with the protein product MAKTCMIYREQRRKYAGRVRNRCRICGRSRGYMRRFDLCRICFRHEAERGTLPGVVKSSW
- the rplX gene encoding 50S ribosomal protein L24, which gives rise to MKQKIHKGDTVEVIAGNYTGKRGEVQSVIRKKNKQGEYDADEVYVVVSGVNMIKKHQRRTGDVRTQVGIIEREGPIHISKVMLVAPHANQPTRVGSRVSADGEKTRYSAKFDELID
- the rplE gene encoding 50S ribosomal protein L5, with amino-acid sequence MSARLKERYQQEVIPAMVERFQYKNVMQVPRLQKISVNIGLGEALQNPKAVEAAAADVATITGQKPVVRKARKSIASFKLRQGNPIGVSVTLRGDRMWSFLDRLINVALPRQRDFQGVSADGFDGRGNYTVGLREQLAFPEINYDTVDKLRGLGISIVTSARSDDEGRELLRLLGMPFKR